One window of the Primulina eburnea isolate SZY01 chromosome 18, ASM2296580v1, whole genome shotgun sequence genome contains the following:
- the LOC140819174 gene encoding uncharacterized protein has translation MPLSVSTPSVDDISVVSMISDGIISYEGYELRSDMIILEMTDFDCIVGINVLKRYCATVDCYQRVVYFYTDEKERWTFYGKGSRPRVPLVSAIRMSRLLEHGHEGYLIYVVDVTEKKKEVGIEEIPVVAEFTDVFPDEIPGFPPAREVEFGIELMPGTSLISRTPYRMAPAELRELKAQLQDLLDKGYIRPSVSPWGSTCCGICLETAETTRNKMTDERVQRWKELASRKQDTRFRVADDGSLRMNDRWVVPDIS, from the exons ATGCCTCTTTCTGTTTCGACACCTTCTGTAGATGATATATCAGTTGTATCTATGATATCAGATGGTATTATTTCTTATGAGGGCTACGAGTTgagatctgatatgattattttggagatgactgattttgattgtatcgtgGGAATTAATGTGCTAAAGAGATATTGTGCGACTGTTGATTGTTATCAGCGAGTAGTATATTTTTATACAGATGAGAAAGAGCGTTGGACATTTTATGGGAAGGGTTCTCGTCCCCGTGTTCCATTGGTATCTGCTATCCGGATGTCTCGGTTATTGGAGCATGgacatgagggttatcttatttaTGTTGTAGATGTGACAGAGAAGAAGAAGGAGGTGGGAATAGAGGAGATACCTGTAGTTGCTGAGTTTACtgatgtatttcctgatgagattccaggcttCCCACCAGCTCGTGAGGTGGAGTTTgggattgagttgatgccaggtacttcTCTTATTTCTCGTACTccttacagaatggcaccagcagAGTTGAGAGAGTTGAAAGCCCAGTTGCAGGACTTGCTGGACAAGGGATACATTCGCCCTAGTGTATCgccttggg gatCGACATGTTgtggcatatgcctcgagacagctgaaaccacaCGAAACAAG ATGACAGATGAGAGAGTTCAGCGATGGAAGGAGTTGGCTTCTCGGAAACAAGATACTCGTTTTAGAGTGGCTGATGATGGCAGTTTGAGGATGAATGATAGATGGGTAGTTCCTGATATATCTTAG
- the LOC140819175 gene encoding uncharacterized protein, producing MAPFEALYGRRCRSPLYWDDVDRAAVTGPDMIHEMEQKVKLIQQRLKAAQDRQAAYANKRRRPLEFQQGDRVFLKVSPFRGTVRFGMKRKLAPRYVGPYEILQRIGTLAYRLALPPSLSGIHDVFHVSMLRKYEPDPSHVLDISEVQLDPDVSYVERPVCILDRSERKLRSKLIPMVKVQWEHRGVEEVTWETERHMRELYPYLF from the coding sequence ATGGCTCCGtttgaggcattgtatgggagaCGTTGTAGATCTCCGTTATACTGGGATGATGTTGATCGAGCTGCGGTTACCGGTCCTGATATGATTCATGAGATGGAACAGAAAGTAAAGTTGATACAGCAGCGATTGAAAGCagctcaagatagacaggccGCCTATGCCAATAAAAGACGAAGACCCTTAGAGTTTCAGCAGGGTgatcgagtatttttgaaagtgTCTCCTTTTCGTGGTACAGTACGATTTGGTATGAAAAGAAAGTTGGCACCCAGATATGTTGGACCGTATGAGATATTGCAGCGGATAGGCACTTTGGCTTATCGATTGGCTCTACCTCCATCTTTAtctggtattcatgatgtgtttcatgtgtcgatGTTGCGGAAGTATGAGCCTGATCCTTCACATGTGTTGGATATTTCTGAGGTTCAGTTAGATCCTGATGTGTCTTATGTTGAGAGACCAGTTTGTATTTTGGATCGATCTGAACGGAAGCTTCGTAGTAAGCTTATACCGatggtgaaggttcagtgggagCATAGGGGTGTCGAAGAGgtcacttgggagacagagcggCATATGAGAGAGCTCTACCCCTACTTATTTTGA